Proteins co-encoded in one Opitutus terrae PB90-1 genomic window:
- the kdsA gene encoding 3-deoxy-8-phosphooctulonate synthase, whose product MLFDSKKLLVIAGPCSLENERVCRAVAERLQEIQRAQPELTLVFKGSFDKANRTSLAGDRGTGLEAGLELLALIRREYGFPVLTDVHERPQVPQVAAVCDVLQIPAFLCRQTDLLLAAAATGRVVNVKKGQFLSPQEMQFVTGKLREGGAREVWQTERGTTFGYQNLVVDMRSFAIMRQNGYPTVFDATHSVQLPGAAGGKSGGQREFVPPLAQAALAAGADGLFLETHPDPAHAISDGPNMIPLADLPALLARCVRIWKAARE is encoded by the coding sequence ATGCTCTTCGATTCGAAAAAACTGCTGGTGATCGCCGGCCCGTGTTCGTTGGAAAACGAGCGCGTGTGTCGCGCGGTCGCCGAGCGACTGCAGGAAATCCAGCGGGCGCAGCCGGAGCTGACGCTGGTGTTCAAGGGCTCGTTCGACAAAGCGAACCGCACCTCGCTCGCAGGCGACCGGGGCACGGGACTCGAGGCGGGGCTCGAGTTGCTCGCGCTGATCCGGCGCGAGTATGGATTCCCGGTGCTTACCGACGTGCACGAGCGGCCGCAGGTGCCGCAGGTGGCGGCGGTGTGCGACGTGCTGCAGATCCCCGCGTTTCTTTGCCGGCAGACCGATCTGTTGCTCGCGGCGGCGGCAACGGGCCGGGTGGTCAACGTGAAGAAAGGGCAGTTTCTTTCGCCGCAGGAGATGCAATTCGTGACCGGCAAGCTGCGCGAGGGTGGGGCGCGTGAGGTCTGGCAGACGGAGCGCGGCACGACGTTCGGTTATCAAAACCTCGTCGTCGACATGCGTTCATTTGCGATCATGCGGCAGAACGGTTACCCGACGGTGTTTGACGCGACGCACAGCGTGCAGCTGCCCGGCGCGGCGGGTGGCAAGAGCGGCGGCCAGCGCGAATTCGTGCCGCCGCTCGCGCAGGCGGCGTTGGCCGCGGGCGCGGACGGACTGTTTTTGGAAACGCATCCCGACCCGGCGCACGCGATCAGCGACGGTCCGAACATGATCCCGCTGGCCGATTTGCCCGCGCTGCTCGCCCGTTGCGTGCGGATCTGGAAGGCCGCGCGGGAATAG
- a CDS encoding 3-oxoacyl-ACP synthase III family protein — MTSASSSTVCIAGVGYAVPAGIRANSEILKAFPHRTEEEMVRLTGIKERRYAAENESATDLAAIAVQHALRQAGLEATQIDGVIMATLIPDQPVPSMASALARRLGIPHALAFDLNAACSGWLYALEVGRSFIVSGTARNLIVVTAELLSRITNPQDHHTAFLFGDGAGAAILTAGANGHRLHRMGLGGDANQFEAIQRPGGGARRPFPCAERSDLNHFFLQMDGAAVFKHAVHGFAEQIEQTLAREGLKTDDIAWVVPHQANERILKAVSRRVGIPYEKFVMTISKYGNTSAASVSMALGWAAEEGIFNDGDRIIFCSVGAGLTFAGGLLVW; from the coding sequence ATGACATCCGCCAGTTCTTCGACCGTGTGCATCGCCGGCGTCGGCTATGCCGTGCCCGCGGGCATCCGGGCCAATAGCGAAATTCTCAAAGCCTTTCCGCATCGCACGGAAGAGGAGATGGTCCGGCTCACGGGCATCAAGGAGCGGCGTTACGCGGCGGAAAACGAGAGTGCGACCGACCTTGCGGCGATCGCGGTGCAGCACGCACTGCGGCAGGCGGGACTCGAGGCGACGCAGATCGACGGCGTGATCATGGCCACGTTGATTCCGGACCAGCCCGTGCCGTCGATGGCCAGTGCGCTGGCGCGGCGGCTGGGAATTCCGCACGCGCTGGCGTTTGATCTGAACGCCGCCTGCTCCGGCTGGCTCTACGCGTTGGAAGTAGGGCGATCGTTCATCGTGTCGGGCACGGCGCGCAATCTGATCGTCGTAACGGCCGAGCTGCTCTCGCGGATCACCAATCCGCAGGATCATCACACCGCGTTCCTGTTCGGTGACGGCGCGGGGGCGGCGATCCTGACGGCGGGAGCGAACGGTCACCGGCTGCACCGAATGGGGCTGGGCGGCGATGCGAATCAATTCGAGGCGATTCAGCGACCGGGCGGCGGCGCGCGGCGGCCCTTCCCCTGTGCCGAGCGCAGCGACCTCAATCACTTTTTCCTTCAGATGGACGGCGCGGCGGTGTTCAAACACGCGGTGCACGGGTTCGCCGAGCAGATCGAGCAAACCCTCGCGCGGGAAGGCTTGAAGACCGACGACATCGCGTGGGTCGTGCCGCACCAAGCCAACGAGCGAATCCTGAAAGCCGTGAGCCGTCGCGTGGGGATTCCCTACGAGAAGTTCGTGATGACGATTTCGAAATACGGCAACACGAGCGCCGCGAGCGTCTCGATGGCGCTGGGCTGGGCCGCGGAAGAAGGTATCTTCAACGATGGCGACCGGATTATCTTCTGCAGCGTGGGAGCGGGGCTGACGTTCGCGGGCGGGCTGCTGGTGTGGTAA
- a CDS encoding DUF3185 family protein: MKNIVGIILIALGIFLFVQGLNRKDSIVGAASEAGTEVANAVDGGSRQPKHVIYMVGGGILAIIGVAVMVRKPRSV, encoded by the coding sequence ATGAAAAACATCGTCGGCATTATCCTGATCGCACTCGGCATCTTCCTCTTCGTCCAGGGGCTCAATCGCAAGGACTCGATCGTGGGCGCCGCCTCCGAGGCCGGCACCGAGGTCGCCAACGCCGTCGATGGCGGCTCGCGGCAGCCCAAGCACGTGATCTACATGGTCGGCGGCGGCATCCTCGCCATCATCGGCGTCGCTGTCATGGTGCGGAAGCCGCGCTCGGTCTGA
- a CDS encoding ABC transporter ATP-binding protein, with protein sequence MNPSTLLSLQSVSKRYGSLAALDQVSLAIAPGEFFGLLGPNGAGKSTLMALVAGLRALDGGAITLDGQPVSSTAFAARRALGLVPQSIALYSELTAEENLRIFGELQGLRGAQLNERLDEAFAAVQLQDRRRAQVKTFSGGMQRRLNLVAALLHRPKLLLCDEPTVGVDPQSRNAIFDYLQQLNRSGVTIIYSTHYMEEAERLCSRIGIIDHGKILALGSLDELLTQLPFEEEIAFPATPATAALVSQLGAHGELTTANGAHRFRPRPAYPLSAFFALTESLGLSPRLFVSHRPSLEALFLRLTGRTLRDS encoded by the coding sequence GTGAATCCGTCCACGCTGCTTTCCCTCCAGAGCGTCAGCAAACGCTACGGCAGTCTGGCCGCGCTCGACCAGGTGTCGCTCGCGATCGCCCCGGGCGAGTTTTTCGGACTGCTCGGCCCCAACGGCGCCGGCAAGTCCACCCTCATGGCGCTCGTCGCCGGTCTGCGCGCCCTCGACGGCGGCGCCATCACGCTCGACGGCCAGCCCGTGTCGTCCACCGCGTTCGCCGCCCGCCGCGCGCTCGGGCTCGTGCCGCAATCGATCGCCCTCTACTCCGAACTCACGGCGGAGGAGAACCTGCGGATTTTTGGGGAACTGCAGGGGCTCCGCGGCGCGCAACTCAACGAACGCCTCGACGAAGCGTTCGCCGCCGTGCAACTGCAGGACCGGCGGCGGGCGCAGGTGAAGACGTTTTCCGGCGGCATGCAGCGCCGGCTCAACCTCGTCGCCGCGCTGCTGCACCGCCCGAAGCTGTTGCTGTGCGACGAGCCGACCGTCGGCGTCGATCCGCAGTCGCGCAACGCCATCTTCGACTACCTCCAGCAGCTCAATCGCAGCGGCGTCACGATCATCTACTCGACGCATTACATGGAGGAGGCCGAGCGCCTGTGCTCGCGGATCGGCATCATCGATCACGGCAAAATCCTCGCGCTCGGCTCGCTCGACGAGCTGCTGACGCAGTTGCCTTTCGAGGAGGAGATCGCGTTTCCCGCGACCCCGGCCACCGCCGCCCTCGTCAGCCAACTCGGCGCGCATGGCGAACTCACCACCGCGAACGGCGCCCACCGGTTCCGACCGCGGCCAGCGTATCCGTTGTCCGCCTTCTTCGCGCTCACCGAATCACTCGGTCTGTCGCCGCGGTTATTCGTCAGCCACCGGCCCAGCCTCGAGGCGCTGTTTCTCCGGCTCACCGGCCGCACCCTTCGCGATTCCTAA
- a CDS encoding DUF6941 family protein, which translates to MHSKPQLLAWVTCDGVHIDPATGKHTLLGIFSNIGAAQFPFVHPYMIWFLTLTDCGPGQHRLRISMAMGNETPRPMIERMFESVSPLHRINLINDIRNLVFPQPGVYSILVEIDDEPLLATDLTVTN; encoded by the coding sequence ATGCATTCGAAGCCGCAGCTGCTCGCCTGGGTGACGTGCGACGGGGTCCACATCGATCCAGCCACGGGCAAACACACGCTGCTCGGCATCTTTTCCAACATCGGCGCGGCCCAGTTTCCGTTCGTTCACCCTTACATGATCTGGTTTCTCACGCTCACCGACTGCGGGCCCGGCCAGCACCGGTTGCGAATCTCGATGGCGATGGGCAACGAAACCCCGCGCCCGATGATCGAGCGTATGTTCGAATCGGTGAGCCCGCTACACCGGATCAATTTGATCAATGACATCCGCAACCTCGTGTTCCCGCAGCCGGGCGTCTACTCGATCCTCGTCGAAATCGACGACGAGCCGCTGCTCGCCACCGACCTCACGGTGACGAATTAG
- a CDS encoding adenosine kinase: MSSFDLIGVGSPIMDLLATVPESFLQHVRGEKGGMVLVDADEMHGILSRLEIAPATSTGGSSANATFNAARLGLRASFLGKLGNDTLAASYRTSFVAAGVDGSRFKRGALPNARCLALVTPDAQRTLRTCLGAAMTLAPEEITAADFAGCRHAHIEGYLVFNQALADAVLAAARAAGCTVSLDLASFDVINVTRDWIFSQLHKGIDVVFANEDEIRALFQDQTSDYATLTRRLADYGVLAAVKLGKDGAWLATGDEMHRIAPVIVTDVIDTNGAGDAWAAGFLFGYLRGWPLPQCGAVASLMGAETVRHLGPIIPASHWPAVRARALALASRQS, from the coding sequence ATGTCCTCCTTCGATCTTATTGGTGTCGGTTCGCCGATCATGGATTTGCTCGCCACCGTGCCCGAGTCGTTCCTCCAGCACGTCCGCGGCGAGAAGGGCGGCATGGTCCTCGTCGACGCGGACGAAATGCACGGAATCCTCTCGCGACTCGAGATCGCGCCCGCCACGTCGACCGGCGGGTCCTCAGCGAACGCCACCTTCAACGCCGCGCGGCTCGGGCTGCGCGCGTCCTTCCTCGGCAAGCTGGGCAACGACACGCTGGCCGCCAGCTATCGCACCAGTTTCGTCGCCGCGGGCGTCGATGGCTCGCGCTTCAAACGCGGCGCGCTGCCCAACGCGCGCTGTCTCGCGCTCGTCACGCCCGACGCGCAGCGCACGCTGCGCACGTGTCTCGGCGCCGCGATGACACTCGCCCCGGAGGAGATCACGGCCGCCGATTTCGCCGGCTGCCGGCACGCCCACATCGAAGGTTACCTGGTTTTCAACCAGGCGCTCGCCGACGCGGTCCTCGCCGCCGCGCGTGCCGCCGGTTGCACCGTCAGTCTCGATCTCGCCTCGTTCGACGTGATCAACGTCACGCGCGACTGGATTTTTTCCCAGCTCCACAAGGGCATCGACGTGGTCTTCGCCAACGAGGACGAAATCCGCGCGCTGTTTCAGGACCAGACGTCAGACTACGCCACGCTCACGCGCCGGCTCGCCGACTACGGCGTGCTCGCCGCCGTGAAGCTGGGCAAAGACGGCGCGTGGCTTGCCACGGGCGACGAGATGCACCGCATCGCTCCCGTGATCGTGACCGACGTCATCGACACCAACGGGGCCGGTGACGCGTGGGCCGCCGGCTTCCTCTTCGGCTATCTGCGTGGCTGGCCGCTCCCGCAGTGCGGTGCGGTCGCTTCGCTGATGGGCGCGGAAACCGTGCGGCATCTCGGCCCGATCATTCCGGCCAGCCATTGGCCCGCCGTCCGCGCCCGCGCGCTGGCGCTCGCTTCCCGCCAATCCTGA
- a CDS encoding ABC transporter permease, protein MRPTLILLRKSLRVFRRAKAAVIITFVVPITLIYLFGHVFGLYRKDSGPSGIPVAVVDASGDPAALDLINALRAEKALAVIADTAGADGSRRALTEADVRAGLHDNQYRFALILPADLISSARLGLHVKFLSNPRNEIEAQMVNGLLQKTIFTKVPQLLGRSLQQRARDVIGPQRLEQFNEGLASSVSSAFGGDKETIKRQIASGDLFPSSASSTAPADQPAKADGAADVLSRIVRIETEQVAGKDVKNPMAARIVGGYAIMFLLFAVSGSATAMFEERESGVFQRLLSSPVRPAHILWARYLFGIILGLVQISALFLAGRLFFGLDIFSHAGALFAVALAAAAACSAFGMLIAAFAPSAPAAQGLATFLVISMSAVGGAWFPVSFMPDYIQVVSKLTLVYWSVEGFTDVLWAGRSLLEVLPKIGILAGMSAAVLAVSLWRFGRSRMFE, encoded by the coding sequence ATGCGCCCCACGCTCATTCTGCTGCGCAAGAGTCTGCGCGTCTTCCGCCGCGCCAAGGCCGCGGTGATCATCACGTTCGTCGTTCCGATCACGCTGATCTATCTCTTCGGGCATGTCTTCGGACTCTACCGCAAGGACAGCGGGCCCAGCGGCATCCCCGTCGCGGTGGTCGACGCCAGCGGCGACCCGGCCGCGCTCGATTTGATCAACGCCCTCCGCGCCGAGAAAGCCCTCGCGGTGATCGCCGACACCGCCGGCGCCGATGGCTCCCGCCGCGCGTTGACCGAGGCCGACGTCCGCGCCGGCCTGCACGACAACCAGTATCGCTTCGCCCTGATCCTGCCCGCCGATCTCATCTCCTCCGCGCGGCTCGGGCTACACGTGAAGTTCCTCTCCAATCCGCGCAACGAGATCGAAGCGCAGATGGTGAACGGCCTCCTGCAGAAAACGATCTTCACCAAGGTCCCGCAACTCCTCGGTCGCTCGCTGCAGCAACGCGCCCGCGACGTCATCGGACCGCAACGTCTGGAGCAGTTCAACGAGGGACTCGCGTCGTCCGTCAGCTCCGCGTTCGGGGGCGACAAGGAGACGATCAAACGCCAGATCGCATCGGGCGATCTGTTCCCCAGCTCGGCTTCCTCCACCGCTCCCGCCGATCAGCCGGCGAAAGCAGACGGCGCCGCCGATGTGCTGTCGCGAATCGTGCGGATCGAGACCGAACAGGTGGCCGGCAAGGACGTGAAGAACCCGATGGCCGCGCGGATCGTCGGCGGCTACGCCATCATGTTTCTGCTGTTCGCAGTCAGCGGCTCCGCCACCGCGATGTTCGAAGAACGGGAGTCCGGCGTCTTTCAACGGCTGCTGTCTTCGCCGGTTCGGCCCGCTCACATTCTATGGGCCCGCTATCTGTTCGGGATCATTCTCGGGCTGGTGCAGATTTCCGCGCTGTTTCTCGCCGGCCGGCTCTTTTTCGGCTTGGACATCTTCAGCCACGCCGGCGCGCTCTTTGCGGTCGCGCTCGCGGCGGCGGCCGCGTGTTCGGCGTTCGGCATGCTGATCGCCGCCTTCGCCCCCAGCGCTCCCGCGGCGCAGGGGCTGGCCACGTTTCTGGTCATCTCGATGAGCGCGGTCGGCGGCGCCTGGTTTCCCGTGAGCTTCATGCCCGATTACATCCAGGTCGTCAGCAAGCTGACGCTGGTTTACTGGTCGGTCGAGGGGTTCACTGACGTGCTTTGGGCCGGTCGGTCGCTCCTCGAGGTGCTGCCGAAGATCGGCATCCTCGCCGGCATGTCCGCCGCGGTGCTGGCCGTGTCGCTCTGGCGGTTCGGCCGGAGCCGGATGTTCGAGTAG
- a CDS encoding substrate-binding domain-containing protein, whose amino-acid sequence MSADRARPIEGGNPYSMTSPLIRRFAGTVALGVCLASTAAAAPTIGVLLKGRSDFWTAVEKGAVEAAQKEGLEITVKMPLAEADIGIQVQLLNSMVAQGLQAIVIAPDSKDALAAPVAAAIAKGVKVVVLDSPIAGPMPVFVATNHEDAGAAAGKLLTTFVSEEDEVCILKHSQTGVATTLRERSAYNAIHDVYPKMVVHRDIYSGAETGFEVEKAKLVFSQHPDTKAVLCSGTPGTMAMLKVIESQQLGGKVKLVGFGFNLSPTIVAALQNDVMHGWIAQVPKEIGAKGVTMAAALLKGQTVPEQVYCDFVVVTKANLGEPQVQALLQE is encoded by the coding sequence TTGAGCGCGGATCGGGCGCGGCCGATTGAAGGGGGAAACCCCTACTCTATGACATCTCCCCTGATTCGCCGTTTTGCCGGGACGGTCGCGCTCGGCGTTTGCCTTGCGTCCACCGCGGCTGCAGCTCCCACGATTGGCGTTCTCCTCAAAGGTCGTTCTGATTTTTGGACCGCCGTCGAAAAAGGCGCCGTCGAGGCCGCCCAGAAGGAAGGCCTCGAAATCACCGTCAAGATGCCGCTGGCCGAAGCTGACATCGGCATCCAAGTGCAGCTCCTCAATTCGATGGTCGCACAAGGCCTGCAAGCGATCGTCATTGCGCCCGACAGCAAGGACGCGCTCGCCGCTCCGGTCGCCGCCGCGATCGCAAAGGGAGTGAAGGTCGTCGTGCTCGACTCACCCATCGCCGGGCCAATGCCGGTTTTCGTGGCCACCAATCACGAGGACGCCGGTGCCGCCGCCGGCAAGTTGCTCACCACCTTCGTCTCCGAAGAGGACGAAGTCTGCATCCTCAAACATTCGCAGACCGGCGTCGCCACCACGCTGCGCGAGCGCAGCGCCTACAACGCCATCCATGACGTCTACCCGAAGATGGTCGTGCACCGCGACATCTACAGCGGCGCGGAAACCGGTTTCGAAGTCGAAAAAGCCAAGCTCGTGTTCAGCCAGCACCCCGACACCAAAGCGGTGCTTTGCTCAGGCACGCCCGGCACCATGGCGATGCTGAAGGTGATCGAATCGCAGCAGCTCGGCGGCAAGGTGAAGCTCGTCGGCTTCGGCTTTAATCTGAGTCCCACCATCGTGGCGGCGCTGCAAAACGACGTGATGCACGGCTGGATTGCACAGGTGCCCAAGGAAATCGGCGCCAAGGGCGTGACCATGGCCGCGGCACTGCTCAAGGGCCAGACCGTCCCTGAGCAGGTTTACTGCGACTTCGTCGTCGTAACGAAAGCCAACCTCGGCGAGCCGCAGGTACAGGCGCTGTTGCAGGAGTAG
- a CDS encoding biotin/lipoyl-containing protein — protein sequence METFIIDVPVPSMGATVSELNVIVVTVKPGDRVARGQRLGDLESDKSTFEFESPCEGVIRNVVAQVGQTLQSGQVFCQIETSDESQRHLASKSPGGIAPAAAAPSAPAAAAPSAPAAPPKPLVWTPRATKLAQEAGLDPAKVTDIEATGPGNRVSGDDVTAYLKKRQG from the coding sequence ATGGAAACTTTCATCATCGACGTGCCGGTGCCCTCGATGGGCGCGACTGTGAGCGAGCTCAACGTGATCGTGGTCACGGTGAAACCGGGCGACCGCGTCGCGCGCGGACAACGCCTCGGCGACCTCGAGAGTGACAAATCGACCTTCGAATTTGAGAGTCCCTGCGAAGGGGTGATTCGCAACGTGGTGGCGCAAGTCGGGCAGACGCTGCAATCGGGGCAGGTTTTCTGTCAGATCGAAACGTCTGACGAGAGCCAACGGCACCTCGCCTCGAAATCGCCAGGCGGAATCGCGCCGGCGGCCGCGGCGCCGAGTGCGCCGGCGGCCGCGGCGCCGAGTGCGCCGGCGGCGCCGCCGAAACCGCTGGTGTGGACGCCGCGCGCGACGAAGCTCGCCCAGGAGGCCGGGTTGGATCCGGCGAAGGTCACGGACATCGAAGCCACGGGACCAGGCAACCGCGTGTCGGGTGACGACGTGACCGCATATCTCAAGAAGCGCCAAGGTTGA
- a CDS encoding CTP synthase encodes MKYIFVTGGVVSSLGKGLTAASLGALLELRGLTVRIQKFDPYLNVDPGTMSPFQHGEVYVLEDGAETDLDLGHYERFTSGKLSRMNSLSSGQIYESVIQKERRGDYLGKTVQVIPHVTNEIKERIYQAAKDVDVLITEIGGTTGDIEGLPFLEAMRQFALENGPRDVIFIHVTLVPFLHAAGELKTKPTQQSVAKLREIGIQPHIVVCRTDHPLDAGLRDKISMFCNVPVKAVIECADVANSIYELPLALQKEGMDQLVTDLFGLTPPAPANNIWDKIVQRLLNPAHEVTIGVVGKYIELQDAYKSVYESVTHAGIANNCRVNVIRIDAEDLEKGGLAVLKGLDGILVPGGFGDRGTEGKIAAAKYARETGIPYYGLCLGLQIAVIEYARNVLKLEGANSTEFEPNPAHPVINMMEEQKKIIDKGATMRLGSYECALTPGTKAARAYGAESIRERHRHRYEVNNAYVEQLKRGGVVISGINPRRNLVEIIELKDHPWFVAVQFHPEFQSKPNRAHPLFAAFIAATIKRHRGAGKPAAKSAARTRRSAAKKGRQA; translated from the coding sequence ATGAAATACATCTTCGTGACGGGCGGGGTCGTGTCGTCATTGGGGAAGGGCCTGACTGCGGCCTCCCTTGGCGCGTTGCTGGAACTCCGCGGGCTGACCGTGCGCATCCAGAAGTTCGATCCCTACCTGAACGTCGATCCGGGCACCATGAGCCCCTTCCAGCACGGCGAAGTGTATGTGCTCGAAGACGGCGCGGAGACCGATCTCGATCTCGGCCATTACGAGCGGTTCACCAGCGGGAAGCTGTCGCGGATGAACAGCCTCAGCTCGGGGCAGATTTACGAGAGCGTGATCCAGAAGGAGCGGCGCGGAGATTATCTCGGCAAGACGGTGCAGGTGATTCCGCACGTGACGAACGAGATCAAGGAGCGGATTTACCAGGCGGCGAAGGACGTCGACGTGCTGATCACCGAGATCGGCGGAACCACCGGCGACATCGAGGGGCTGCCGTTCCTCGAGGCGATGCGGCAGTTCGCGCTCGAGAACGGCCCGCGCGACGTGATCTTCATCCACGTCACGCTCGTGCCTTTCCTGCACGCGGCGGGTGAGCTGAAGACGAAGCCGACACAGCAGTCGGTCGCGAAGCTGCGCGAGATCGGCATTCAGCCGCACATTGTCGTGTGCCGGACGGATCATCCGCTCGACGCCGGATTGCGCGACAAGATCTCGATGTTCTGCAATGTGCCGGTGAAGGCGGTGATCGAGTGCGCGGACGTGGCCAACTCGATCTACGAACTGCCGCTGGCGCTGCAGAAGGAGGGGATGGACCAGCTGGTGACGGACCTGTTCGGGCTGACGCCGCCGGCGCCGGCGAACAACATCTGGGACAAAATCGTGCAGCGCCTCCTGAATCCGGCGCACGAGGTCACGATCGGAGTCGTGGGAAAATACATCGAGCTTCAGGACGCCTACAAATCGGTCTACGAATCGGTGACGCACGCGGGGATCGCGAACAACTGCCGGGTGAACGTGATCCGGATCGACGCGGAGGATCTGGAGAAAGGCGGCTTGGCGGTGTTGAAGGGGCTCGACGGCATCCTCGTGCCGGGCGGGTTTGGCGATCGCGGCACCGAGGGCAAGATCGCTGCAGCGAAGTATGCGCGCGAAACCGGTATTCCTTATTACGGACTCTGTCTCGGCTTGCAGATCGCGGTGATCGAGTATGCGCGCAACGTGCTGAAGCTGGAGGGGGCGAACAGCACCGAGTTCGAGCCGAATCCGGCCCATCCGGTGATCAACATGATGGAGGAGCAGAAGAAGATCATCGACAAGGGCGCGACCATGCGGCTCGGCAGCTACGAGTGCGCGCTCACGCCCGGCACGAAAGCCGCCCGCGCCTATGGCGCGGAGAGCATCCGCGAGCGGCACCGGCATCGTTACGAGGTGAACAACGCCTACGTCGAGCAGCTCAAACGTGGCGGCGTGGTGATCAGCGGGATCAATCCGCGGCGGAATCTCGTCGAGATCATCGAGCTCAAGGATCACCCGTGGTTTGTCGCGGTGCAGTTTCATCCGGAGTTTCAGTCGAAGCCGAATCGCGCGCACCCGTTGTTCGCGGCGTTCATCGCCGCGACGATCAAGCGCCATCGCGGAGCGGGGAAACCGGCGGCGAAATCCGCGGCGCGGACCAGGCGGTCGGCCGCGAAGAAAGGCCGGCAGGCTTAA